A DNA window from Mus caroli chromosome 8, CAROLI_EIJ_v1.1, whole genome shotgun sequence contains the following coding sequences:
- the LOC110299581 gene encoding Kruppel-like factor 18, translating to MEMAENTGASKPGPCNTQPSPVESSQLVSGQSSEILTLKQTVMASASCSTQETTCTQNSTAYPGKAIGFHFGEPFENTSLNQQVVSAEQKISPAGLHHMQLNSTPKTCLPPQKTTRVDTRETFYNEDYWMRTLNSDKTLLIQNTAMCENQRVTFDNHQIALYGSHAGQDPNVGHVFASVHDRTSYYSQMTTRNGGHLTLYGSQMTAPSCSQTLHPNQIITSFSEQNYFEDQQSNLAVNNGFYGDQVILPNGYQAFYEPQMRANFDQTNDQMKSFSGQNVCKGQENLLSGERSLSGYQTSGYRCDQDLIVNPQVTSPIGGQPLSDFQIQTSSFDTTFSGSKGTRSSAEDNLACPLETSPRSEEPFYLGQMRTSVDQNVYPSQNGTPNIKESLDRQVTSFSLQAPHVGESSYPSLSPLIQKQPQEHSSASSLVQRRHPEMKLDFKTQSPVSQKDPSPLKLYFCTYEGCTKVYKRPYHLKEHQKKHTGVRKYKCDEPGCTWSFFRLCDLNRHKEKHSGEKPYACPMCSANYSRLDYLTKHLEKKHA from the coding sequence ATGGAGATGGCAGAAAACACAGGTGCTTCCAAGCCAGGACCCTGTAATACCCAGCCTTCCCCTGTGGAGTCCAGCCAGCTTGTCTCAGGTCAGAGCTCAGAGATTCTTACCTTGAAACAAACAGTGATGGCATCTGCATCCTGTAGCACACAGGAGACAACCTGTACTCAGAACTCAACAGCATACCCAGGAAAAGCCATTGGTTTCCATTTTGGAGAGCCATTTGAGAACACTTCTTTGAACCAGCAAGTTGTGTCTGCTGAGCAGAAAATATCTCCTGCAGGTCTTCACCATATGCAGCTCAACAGCACCCCCAAGACATGCCTTCCTCCCCAGAAGACAACAAGAGTTGACACCAGGGAGACTTTCTACAATGAAGACTACTGGATGAGGACACTGAACTCTGACAAGACTCTCTTGATCCAAAATACAGCCATGTGTGAGAATCAGAGGGTTACCTTTGATAATCATCAAATTGCTCTCTATGGAAGCCATGCAGGCCAGGACCCAAATGTGGGTCACGTCTTTGCTTCTGTACATGACCGGACCTCCTACTACAGTCAGATGACAACCAGGAATGGAGGGCATCTGACTCTCTATGGGAGTCAAATGACAGCACCCAGTTGTAGCCAGACCCTTCATCCCAATCAAATCATAACATCCTTTTCTGAACAGAATTATTTTGAGGATCAGCAGAGTAACCTAGCAGTTAATAATGGATTCTATGGAGATCAGGTGATATTGCCAAATGGATACCAGGCTTTCTATGAGCCTCAGATGAGAGCTAACTTTGACCAAACAAATGACCAAATGAAATCCTTCAGTGGTCAGAATGTCTGCAAAGGTCAGGAGAATCTCCTCAGTGGTGAGCGCTCCCTCTCTGGTTATCAGACATCAGGCTACAGATGTGACCAGGATTTGATTGTGAATCCCCAGGTGACAAGTCCAATTGgtggccagcctctctctgacTTTCAGATACAAACCTCCAGTTTTGATACAACTTTTTCTGGGTCTAAGGGGACAAGATCCAGTGCAGAAGACAACCTGGCTTGCCCTTTGGAGACAAGTCCCAGATCTGAAGAGCCATTCTACTTGGGTCAGATGAGGACCTCTGTTGATCAAAATGTCTACCCAAGTCAGAATGGAACACCTAATATTAAAGAAAGCCTTGATCGTCAGGTGACTTCATTTAGTTTGCAAGCTCCACATGTGGGTGAATCCTCATATCCTTCACTTTCCCCTTTGATTCAAAAACAACCTCAGGAACACTCTTCAGCTTCCAGTTTAGTCCAGAGACGGCATCCAGAGATGAAGTTAGACTTCAAGACGCAGAGCCCTGTGTCGCAGAAGGACCCTAGTCCTTTGAAGCTCTACTTTTGTACTTATGAGGGTTGTACGAAAGTTTACAAAAGACCTTACCACCTCAAAGAACACCAGAAGAAACACACTGGTGTGAGGAAATACAAGTGTGATGAGCCTGGATGCACATGGTCGTTTTTCCGCCTATGTGATCTCAACAGACATAAAGAAAAGCACAGTGGTGAGAAGCCCTACGCTTGTCCCATGTGCTCCGCAAACTATTCCAGACTGGATTATCTCACAAAGCATCTAGAGAAGAAACATGCTTAA